Proteins from one Scyliorhinus canicula chromosome 6, sScyCan1.1, whole genome shotgun sequence genomic window:
- the LOC119966786 gene encoding carbohydrate sulfotransferase 8-like encodes MDFPGRLSVTLLLLGYLGWLFYKERRSGIFSATEEGPESATVSVPVTFDSFLHNQQLRKKLLRSFCSRGPKVSRLLRPRYFPRLRVNERHELVYCSVPDVGPANWEQVLKMLNEVPGQVEKIVNESAPLRASLQDLSQYDTTTIGSLLASYTKIIFIRDPFWRLLSTYRRHDAVAGSFEAFVRRLMAQRLKPTATWKPLVQLCHPCLVRYDYIVAHGLLGQEMRHLLHRLGVPEGVELPEFQDSEESLPSWWLTEQRFNQLSAQLVGELLQFYRNDFTAFNFTNALTLTYPMSKEYTSRKQLMSHEEA; translated from the exons ATGGACTTCCCTGGACGACTTTCAGTCACCTTACTGCTCCTGGGTTACCTGGGCTGGCTCTTTTATAAAGAGCGGAGATCAGGCATTTTCTCTGCTACTGAAGAAG GTCCTGAGTCCGCGACAGTGAGCGTGCCTGTGACCTTTGACTCCTTCCTCCACAATCAGCAGCTGAGGAAAAAGCTGCTGAGGTCATTCTGCAGCCGAGGGCCAAAGGTCAGCAGGCTCCTTCGGCCCCGCTACTTCCCCAGGCTAAGAGTTAATGAGCGTCACGAGCTGGTATACTGCAGCGTGCCTGATGTTGGCCCAGCGAACTGGGAGCAGGTATTAAAGATGCTGAATGAGGTACCAGGCCAAGTGGAGAAGATAGTGAATGAGAGTGCTCCCCTAAGGGCATCTCTCCAGGACCTGAGCCAATATGACACCACCACCATCGGCAGCCTGCTGGCATCCTACACCAAAATCATCTTCATCAGAGACCCCTTCTGGCGCCTGCTCTCCACTTACCGTCGCCATGACGCTGTAGCGGGATCCTTCGAAGCATTTGTTCGACGTCTGATGGCACAGAGGTTGAAGCCAACCGCCACCTGGAAGCCCCTTGTCCAGCTGTGCCACCCGTGTCTTGTCCGGTACGACTACATCGTGGCACACGGGCTCCTCGGCCAAGAGATGAGACACCTTTTGCATCGGCTAGGCGTCCCGGAAGGGGTGGAGCTGCCTGAGTTCCAGGATTCGGAAGAGAGCCTGCCATCCTGGTGGCTGACGGAGCAACGCTTCAACCAGCTCTCGGCACAGCTGGTGGGTGAGCTGCTTCAATTCTACCGCAACGACTTTACCGCCTTCAATTTCACCAACGCTTTAACTTTGACCTACCCGATGTCAAAAG